Proteins encoded in a region of the Campylobacter geochelonis genome:
- a CDS encoding response regulator transcription factor, whose protein sequence is MARILVLEDELMLNEMICDYLVSNNYECVGVKSYDEALDLAYDQNFDLWVFDVKIIGGNGFELLDSLRAASKLTPCIFTTSLNSINDLNKGFLSGCDDYLKKPFELKELLLRVQNLIKREFSHKNEKVENLDNNYTYDIATKTLKKNDKQVKLSKKESDLLALFLKNKNRLITREEIYAQIWDIGEVPSELSLRVYIRNLRIHLGERIISKPKLGYIYVV, encoded by the coding sequence ATGGCGCGTATTTTAGTTTTAGAAGATGAGTTGATGCTTAATGAGATGATTTGTGACTATTTAGTCTCAAATAATTATGAGTGTGTTGGCGTTAAAAGCTACGATGAAGCGCTTGATTTAGCCTATGATCAAAATTTTGATTTATGGGTTTTTGATGTTAAAATCATAGGCGGAAACGGCTTTGAACTGCTTGATAGTTTAAGAGCGGCTTCAAAGCTAACGCCTTGTATTTTTACAACATCACTAAACAGCATAAATGACCTAAATAAAGGCTTTTTAAGTGGTTGTGATGACTATCTTAAAAAGCCATTTGAGCTTAAAGAGCTACTTTTAAGAGTGCAAAATTTAATCAAAAGAGAATTTTCACATAAAAACGAAAAAGTAGAAAATTTAGACAACAACTACACATATGACATCGCTACAAAAACGCTGAAAAAAAACGACAAACAAGTAAAACTATCTAAAAAAGAGAGCGATTTACTAGCGCTTTTTCTTAAAAATAAAAACCGCCTTATCACAAGAGAAGAGATTTACGCTCAAATTTGGGATATCGGCGAAGTTCCAAGCGAGCTAAGTTTGCGTGTTTATATAAGAAATTTGCGAATTCATCTAGGCGAAAGAATCATCTCAAAGCCAAAACTAGGCTATATATATGTGGTTTAG
- a CDS encoding sensor histidine kinase: MWFRKYGLAIFTLYMVTSTIFLLVFCFMYFKIATAKFEREVSMELKTAMMEIEMSFRSGGDITNANLDKTDKDIKENIFSLNEKKFIKQEFTPLNLEKIRKKKAISGHIYKDKSDIYYIDKIKPHGRDRMLGNTSSYEVVLKSDGYKKHVDELLLKMATLSMVSFFIFFVISYFIVQLSFRPLLDKINSLNSFITDTTHEINTPLSVILMSIELFDVNPKKYLCNIKTASKTLSMLYDDLVKLNFDSSINKIQKLNLKNLISERAFYFESMASEKGLKFELNLDEVFKETDEVKFSKIIDNLISNATKYSDKNSVIVINLDSNSLIIQNSGEEILKENLDKIYDKFSRFNKSKGGFGIGLSLVKRYCEDLGYKITCTSESKITKFSIKFN, from the coding sequence ATGTGGTTTAGAAAATATGGACTCGCGATTTTTACCCTTTATATGGTAACTAGCACGATATTTTTACTAGTTTTTTGTTTTATGTATTTTAAAATCGCAACGGCTAAATTTGAGCGAGAAGTCAGCATGGAGCTTAAAACTGCCATGATGGAAATCGAGATGAGTTTTAGAAGTGGTGGCGATATAACAAATGCAAATTTAGATAAAACCGATAAAGACATTAAAGAAAATATATTTAGTTTAAATGAGAAAAAATTTATAAAACAGGAATTTACACCACTAAATTTAGAAAAAATCAGAAAGAAAAAAGCTATAAGCGGACACATTTATAAGGATAAAAGCGATATTTATTATATAGATAAAATCAAGCCACATGGTCGCGATAGGATGTTGGGAAACACCTCATCATACGAAGTTGTTTTAAAAAGCGATGGCTATAAAAAACATGTTGATGAACTTTTGCTTAAAATGGCTACGCTTTCGATGGTTTCGTTTTTTATCTTTTTTGTAATTTCGTATTTTATCGTTCAGTTATCATTTCGCCCACTTCTTGATAAAATTAACTCGCTAAATTCATTTATCACAGACACAACGCACGAGATAAACACACCTTTAAGCGTGATTTTGATGAGTATAGAACTTTTTGATGTAAATCCTAAAAAATACCTTTGTAACATAAAAACAGCTTCCAAAACACTCTCGATGCTTTATGATGACTTAGTAAAGCTAAATTTCGACTCAAGTATAAATAAAATCCAAAAGCTAAATTTAAAGAATTTGATAAGCGAAAGGGCGTTTTATTTTGAATCTATGGCAAGCGAAAAAGGGCTTAAATTTGAACTAAATTTAGATGAAGTTTTTAAAGAAACAGATGAGGTTAAATTTAGTAAAATTATAGATAATCTTATCTCAAATGCCACAAAATACAGTGATAAAAATAGCGTGATTGTTATAAATTTAGACTCTAATTCCTTGATTATACAAAACAGCGGAGAGGAAATTTTAAAAGAAAATTTAGATAAAATTTATGATAAATTCTCTCGTTTTAACAAAAGCAAAGGTGGTTTTGGCATAGGGCTTAGTTTGGTTAAAAGATACTGCGAGGATTTAGGATATAAAATCACTTGCACAAGCGAAAGCAAAATCACTAAATTTAGTATCAAATTTAACTAA
- a CDS encoding trimeric intracellular cation channel family protein, which yields MDALLLNEYIGIASAALSGFFFAVKKECDWLGIFIAAFLTALGGGIMRDVLVGRPVYSFTHYMPVVLVISMMLLAIFLKLYKKRQHLEDKFIFIFTDAIDVVSFSIVGSIVSLQYGYNIFGVVLVAFANGVGGGILRDVLLNEVPWLLRTGLYGSISMAIGFIYYFMHMAGFTNMTCVMALFTFGIIFRMVAYYKKWHLPTLKEDI from the coding sequence ATGGACGCACTACTACTAAACGAATACATCGGCATAGCCTCTGCCGCACTTAGTGGGTTTTTCTTTGCGGTTAAAAAAGAGTGCGATTGGCTTGGAATTTTTATAGCGGCATTTTTAACAGCACTTGGTGGGGGCATTATGCGCGATGTGCTTGTTGGAAGACCGGTTTACTCGTTTACTCACTATATGCCAGTGGTTCTTGTGATTTCAATGATGCTTTTAGCTATATTTTTAAAACTTTATAAAAAACGCCAACATTTAGAAGATAAATTTATCTTTATTTTTACCGATGCGATTGATGTTGTGAGCTTTTCGATAGTCGGTTCAATCGTATCTTTGCAGTATGGATATAATATTTTTGGCGTGGTTTTGGTTGCGTTTGCAAATGGCGTTGGTGGTGGAATTTTGCGAGATGTGCTGCTAAATGAAGTTCCATGGCTTCTTAGAACTGGGCTTTATGGAAGTATTAGCATGGCGATTGGGTTTATTTACTACTTTATGCATATGGCTGGATTTACGAATATGACGTGTGTTATGGCGCTTTTTACTTTTGGTATTATTTTTAGAATGGTTGCGTATTATAAAAAATGGCATTTGCCAACTTTAAAGGAAGATATATGA